One window of the Salmo trutta chromosome 35, fSalTru1.1, whole genome shotgun sequence genome contains the following:
- the mia3 gene encoding transport and Golgi organization protein 1 homolog isoform X3 produces the protein MAVNVSHVYILLVFINHFISNAATEKRFSDFKRCADEECSLLLCRGKASSDFTGPDCRFLSFKKGETVYVYYKLSGRRTDIWAGSVGNRFGYFHKDQLAINHIYTEKELEIPAQETDFVCFDTGHDKFDSYDIESLLVSSLLLTDQDKSVQGTTETLDRNKSAESTTVEVEEPPPEVTLLENDEIDSDVPEDIDKLLEEFPEDKDPGHFDPLESSLPQPETVIQLLLHQEFQSNTVVEPNTVVEPTAEGIKDDLQKYQLRTEDSVLDSVVEPEQGETKESLSEPLSKDDPELENAPDGFSEGRPVPELKTILGTTFDAVTSDDEETRKVTPYDEEDEGSEEFEYQQDEKSDHHLRETPLLAFSEEHSNLEHEDILESEQTDEEESPPETAEKQDSKDKNLWSLGDTVNIVSGGERTAHVTGSEEEEDDDEDDEGEIAPEEPPKIEEPKENIQLLANDPKQEPEVTEQPHEEPVVSNFLEEAVKMPDVDSQTLLFEDEPEGDIEPSTPPADEVIPFEHTEEALADNLTVNESPVPKHISQTEMLSDFDSNTSDSEQMQAVEELPIQKEPKENIQLLANDPKQEPEVTEQPHEVIFEEPIDSDFLEAVKMPDVDSQTLQLEDEPEEGDIEPSIPLDDEVIPFEHTEEALAENLTVNESPVPKHVSQTELLSDFDSKTNVSEQKQAIELPIQKESRDFSQVENKLKPGGTELFRRLRGPNVPDPTKNTMVKERHEELPVDKEDLIDPENLEIEEELLEDENAALSFSSKTEHTDEDKESRSEFGSEQSNNATETEVVSSDELDVVQIEEAIDIEPEEHDIEDSESAGLDQTHTPSLEDKVPDLLSGQEPEYSDDVLRLTLLRSHFKEEDMARFQKILGLQNLFRVEFLFSDLEQELNAALMSQTNTSEDIEKVLEAILEASETPILDEIERMLNARENADVQQETEFDEEATILDNFQELAFTLHQKYSTTSDSSPLAEDSQLHPDTEEEQTFPHSVGDINEDNLTVTETGEETKASEEKTDHEGHNRPDLDMGLEEDVGHFNRNQDNQPEEIQRGPQAILENTLDMGLVDMEHPSSGSLESPPVSDFQEEEQSGSSFVSVLICSGSLVTLVYEYLGIYAVMMVTCLPEEWKPGPDFYGVSWEPVLVTAGAGFIGFLFLFWRSVLSVKRKSYLTTEKEMADRMKTFEQEKEEILLKVAELQQQGEELKEKKKLSEKSATSSLEKILELKNLVQEMERQNECLDEEKNLLARSFDEERTKTAKHQDMMSEMDKTIEKLKRSRKKTQEALSKATILMEEAKLREDARNVQHQVLEKDIATLREENISLHHTANSWEEKHREMSEQIKVYQKSQKDLEDSLAQKDHNVEVLSDLLGDLEACDDLKGGVVANGEAANDKQTVIRNRIKQMMDVTRVQTTLSVVEEERDRFMTKLLNEEKARKELEEQYQKLEHDILLVKSDKNHLENQYKTLQQKNEIITEMYQQKENALQQKLTKEEFERRNNEDRLTEVDGKALEAEEEVKVCRQRIKEIQDELKQTEKSYKAQIIEQEQKSHENWVIARAAERALLDEKKESTNLRIKLTEMSSKLNELRRPLFKPTPGMAPMPLRRGDSYGPSPVSGGAPSPPLMMEGPGRPPSAPVGRRNEPYGPRPPSDPHGRYPPDHKHPVAARPDAIAPRTSSPSSLDSSQTAPPQSQAEAQASTENPEANSGPRGPGSLLVSPISSPPNSGPGPLSHPSGLCYRPPPGPGPHHIPPPPLFMPPMYRPANGPNGHPGMMPPGPPPPNGHPPGPMMPPGQRPPPPGAYGPPHHRGPPPPHYGPVPPPFGVRGGPPMARPMGPPRPYMHYGPRDHSIPPQHLPTGAAPYPPHGGPRDFPGQPPMQQAPHGHDSSVGPQGQDYSSQQAAATPQPQDSVSSSMAEP, from the exons ATGGCTGTAAATGTATCTCATGTATAcattttacttgtatttattaATCATTTCATATCCAATGCCGCCACCGAAAAGAGATTCTCCGACTTCAAACGATGTGCCGACGAGGAATGCAGTC TGCTCCTGTGCCGGGGGAAAGCATCAAGTGATTTCACTGGACCAGACTGTCGGTTCCTGTCTTTTAAAAAAGGAGAGACGGTATATGTCTACTATAAACTCTCAGGCAGAAGGACAGATATATGGGCGGGGTCT GTTGGTAACCGCTTTGGTTACTTCCATAAGGACCAACTCGCAATCAATCACATATACACCGAAAAAGAATTGGAGATTCCTGCTCAG GAAACCGACTTTGTTTGTTTCGACACCGGACACGATAAGTTTGACAGTTATGACATTGAGTCACTGTTAGTCTCCTCCTTATTGTTAACGGACCAAGACAAGTCTGTACAAGGAACCACAGAGACTTTAGACCGAAACAAAAGTGCAGAGAGCACCACAGTGGAAGTGGAAGAGCCTCCACCTGAAGTGACTCTGTTAGAAAACGATGAGATTGATAGTGATGTTCCTGAGGACATTGATAAGCTTTTAGAGGAGTTTCCAGAGGATAAAGATCCAGGCCATTTTGATCCTTTAGAGTCCTCTCTACCTCAGCCTGAAACTGTAATTCAACTCCTTTTGCATCAAGAGTTTCAATCTAACACAGTAGTTGAGCCCAACACAGTAGTTGAGCCCACAGCTGAGGGGATCAAAGATGACCTTCAGAAATATcagctgaggactgaggactcTGTGCTTGACAGTGTTGTTGAACCAGAGCAAGGTGAGACTAAAGAAAGCCTTTCAGAACCTCTATCCAAAGATGATCCTGAGTTAGAGAATGCACCAGATGGTTTTTCAGAAGGCAGACCTGTCCCTGAGTTGAAAACTATACTTGGAACAACTTTTGATGCGGTCACCTCCGATGACGAGGAAACTAGGAAGGTGACTCCATATGACGAGGAGGACGAGGGAAGTGAAGAGTTTGAATATCAGCAGGATGAGAAAAGTGATCATCATCTTAGGGAAACTCCATTGCTGGCTTTTTCTGAAGAACATTCTAATTTAGAACACGAGGACATTCTGGAATCTGAGCAGACAGATGAGGAAGAGAGTCCACCAGAGACAGCTGAAAAACAGGACTCCAAGGACAAGAACCTGTGGTCATTAGGTGATACAGTTAACATTGTCAGTGGTGGGGAAAGAACAGCTCATGTTACAGgttcagaggaggaagaggatgacgaCGAGGATGACGAAGGTGAGATTGCACCAGAGGAGCCTCCCAAAATTGAAGAACCCAAGGAGAATATACAGCTGCTAGCCAATGACCCAAAGCAGGAGCCAGAGGtaacagaacagccacatgaggAACCTGTAGTTTCTAATTTCCTTGAGGAGGCTGTCAAAATGCCTGATGTGGATTCCCAGACTTTGCTGTTTGAGGATGAACCTGAAGGTGACATTGAACCTTCAACACCGCCTGCTGATGAGGTGATTCCTTTTGAACATACTGAGGAGGCTTTAGCAGATAATCTTACAGTAAATGAAAGCCCAGTCCCTAAACACATCTCACAGACAGAAATGCTCTCAGACTTTGATAGTAATACTAGTGACTCAGAACAGATGCAAGCTGTTGAAGAACTCCCCATACAAAAAGAACCCAAGGAGAATATACAGCTGCTAGCCAACGACCCAAAGCAGGAGCCAGAGGTAACAGAACAGCCACACGAGGTCATCTTTGAGGAACCTATAGACTCTGATTTCCTTGAGGCTGTCAAAATGCCTGATGTGGATTCCCAGACTTTGCAGTTGGAGGATGAACCTGAAGAAGGTGACATTGAACCTTCAATACCGCTTGATGATGAGGTGATTCCTTTTGAACATACTGAGGAGGCTTTAGCAGAGAATCTTACAGTAAATGAAAGTCCAGTCCCTAAACACGTCTCACAGACTGAACTGCTCTCAGACTTTGATAGTAAAACTAACGTATCAGAGCAGAAACAAGCTATTGAACTCCCTATACAAAAAGAGTCAAGAGATTTCTCACAAGTAGAGAATAAATTGAAACCGGGTGGTACAGAGCTTTTCAGACGATTAAGAGGACCTAACGTCCCAGATCCAACTAAAAACACAATGGTTAAAGAGAGGCATGAAGAACTCCCTGTAGACAAGGAGGATTTGATAGACCCAGAGAACTTGGAGATTGAAGAAGAATTGCTAGAGGATGAAAATGCAGCATTGTCTTTTTCATCCAAAACCGAGCACACTGATGAGGACAAAGAAAGTAGATCGGAATTTGGGTCAGAGCAATCCAATAATGCTACAGAAACTGAGGTTGTATCTAGTGATGAGTTGGATGTTGTCCAAATTGAGGAGGCTATTGACATAGAACCTGAGGAGCATGACATAGAAGATTCAGAAAGCGCAGGCTTGGATCAAACACATACACCCTCACTTGAAGACAAAGTTCCAGATCTCCTTTCAGGCCAAGAGCCAGAATACAGTGATGATGTGTTGAGGCTGACGCTACTGCGCTCCCACTTCAAGGAAGAGGATATGGCGCGCTTCCAGAAGATTCTGGGTCTTCAGAACCTCTTCAGGGTGGAGTTCTTGTTCTCTGACCTGGAGCAGGAGCTGAATGCTGCCCTGATGTCACAGACAAACACCAGTGAGGACATTGAAAAGGTGCTGGAGGCCATTTTGGAGGCCTCTGAGACTCCAATCCTGGATGAGATTGAGAGGATGCTGAATGCACGGGAGAATGCTGACGTACAGCAGGAGACTGAGTTTGATGAGGAAGCCACCATCTTGGACAACTTCCAAGAGTTGGCGTTCACCCTGCATCAGAAGTACTCAACGACCAGCGACAGTTCTCCCTTGGCAGAGGACAGTCAACTACACCCTGACACCG AGGAAGAACAGACGTTCCCGCACTCTGTGGGGGACATAAACGAGGACAACCTCACTGTGACGGAGACGGGTGAAGAGACTAAGGCATCTGAGGAGAAGACTGACCATGAAGGCCACAACAGGCCAGATCTGGATATGGGTCTTGAGGAGGATGTGGGGCATTTTAACAGAAACCAAGACAATCAGCCAGAAGAAATCCAAAGGGGCCCTCAAGCTATTTTGGAAAATACCTTGGACATGGGACTTGTTGACATGGAGCACCCTTCCTCAG GCTCTTTGGAGTCGCCCCCTGTTTCTGATTTCCAGGAAGAGGAGCAGAGTGGTTCATCATTCGTATCGGTGTTAATTTGCTCTGGTAGTCTAGTCACCCTGGTTTATGAGTACCTTGGAATATATGCTGTTATG ATGGTCACCTGCCTGCCAGAGGAATGGAAGCCAGGTCCAGACTTTTACGGCGTGTCCTGGGAACCCGTGCTGGTCACTGCAGGCGCCGGGTTCATcggcttcctcttcctcttttggAGGAGCGTTCTATCT GTCAAAAGGAAGTCCTATCTAA CTACTGAAAAAGAGATGGCAGACAGGATGAAAACATTTGAACAAGAGAAGGAGGAGATACTCCTAAAGGTTGCTGAACTGCAACAACAG GGTGAAGAACTCAAAGAAAAGAAAAAGCTGTCTGAGAAATCGGCCACCTCATCTCTGGAAAAGATCCTAGAATTAAAA AATCTTGTgcaagagatggagagacaaaaTGAGTGCCTGGATGAGGAAAAGAACTTGCTCGCCAGATCCTTTGACGAAGAGCGGACAAAGACAGCGAAACATCAAGATATG ATGTCAGAAATGGACAAAACTATTGAGAAGTTGAAGCGGAGCAGAAAGAAGACTCAGGAGGCTCTCTCAAAG GCTACCATCCTGATGGAAGAAGCCAAGCTCCGCGAAGATGCAAGGAACGTCCAGCACCAGGTTCTGGAGAAGGATATCGCCACCCTGAGAGAGGAGAACATCTCG CTGCACCACACTGCCAATTCATGGGAGGAGAAGCACAGGGAGATGAGTGAGCAGATCAAAGTCTACCAGAAGTCCCAGAAAGATCTGGAGGACTCCCTTGCTCAGAAAGACCACAACGTTGAG GTTTTGTCTGACCTCCTGGGAGACCTCGAGGCCTGCGACGACCTGAAAGGAGGCGTCGTGGCTAACGGGGAAGCCGCTAATG ACAAGCAGACCGTCATCCGAAACCGCATTAAGCAAATGATGGATGTCACTCGG GTCCAGACCACTCTGTCTGTCGTGGAGGAAGAGCGCGATCGCTTCATGACCAAGCTGCTGAACGAAGAGAAAGCCAGGAAAGAGCTGGAAG AACAATACCAGAAGCTGGAGCATGACATCTTGTTGGTGAAAAGTGATAAGAACCACCTGGAGAACCAGTACAAGACCCTGCAGCAGAAGAACGAGATCATCACAGAGATGTACCAGCAGAAGGAGAACGCCTTGCAGCA GAAGCTAACCAAGGAGGAGTTTGAGCGTCGCAACAACGAGGACAGGCTGACTGAGGTGGACGGCAAGGCCCTGGAGGCCGAGGAGGAGGTCAAGGTGTGCAGGCAGCGTATCAAGGAGATCCAGGATGAACTGAAACAGACTGAAAAGTCCTACAAAGCCCAGATCATTGAGCAGGAGCAGAAATCCCATGAGAACTGG GTGATTGCACGCGCCGCAGAGCGAGCTCTGTTAGACGAGAAAAAGGAATCAACTAACCTCCGTATCAA ACTGACGGAGATGTCCAGCAAGCTGAATGAGCTCCGTAGGCCTCTATTCAAACCCACCCCTGGGATGGCTCCCATGCCACTCCGACGAG GTGACTCGTACGGGCCCTCGCCCGTGAGCGGAGGTGCCCCGTCCCCCCCTCTCATGATGGAGGGTCCTGGGCGACCCCCCTCTGCCCCTGTGGGGAGAAGGAACGAGCCCTACG GACCACGACCTCCATCTGACCCTCACGGTCGTTACCCCCCTGACCACAAACACCCAGTGGCTGCTAGACCTG ACGCCATTGCACCACGGACATCCTCTCCAAGCAGTCTGGACAGCTCG CAGACCGCTCCACCACAGTCACAGGCTGAGGCCCAGGCCTCCACAGAGAACCCAGAGGCA AACTCAGGACCTCGGGGCCCTGGCTCCCTCCTGGTCTCTCCTATCAGCTCCCCCCCCAACTCAGGCCCCGGCCCCCTCAGCCATCCCTCCGGACTCTGCTACCGTCCTCCTCCTGGCCCTGGGCCCCACCACATCCCTCCTCCCCCACTCTTCATGCCTCCCATGTACCGACCAGCCAACGGACCTAACGGACACCCAGGCATGATGCCTCCCGGACCCCCACCACCTAATGGACACCCACCTGGTCCCATGATGCCACCCGGACAGCGGCCTCCACCTCCTGGTGCCTACGGCCCCCCACACCACCGGGGCCCTCCTCCACCTCACTATGGACCAGTGCCTCCCCCATTCG GTGTTCGCGGCGGCCCCCCTATGGCCCGACCCATGGGACCACCGCGTCCCTACATGCACTACGGACCACGTGATCACTCCATCCCACCCCAGCACCTGCCCACAGGAGCGGCCCCATACCCTCCTCACGGCGGCCCCAGAGACTTCCCTGGGCAGCCCCCCATGCAGCAGGCCCCCCATGGGCATGACTCTTCTGTGGGTCCCCAGGGTCAAGACTACAGCTCCCAGCAGGCAGCAGCTACCCCCCAGCCCCAGGACTCAGTCAGCTCCTCCATGGCAGAGCCTTAG